A stretch of the Phycisphaerae bacterium genome encodes the following:
- a CDS encoding sodium-translocating pyrophosphatase: MPALWWIAPISSALALVFAFVFYKMMMSANPGTPKMIEIAQYVKEGAYAYLFRQYRVVAMVFVVLLIIFAILARMGVQNPFVPVAFLTGGLFSGICGFLGMKTATNASNRTAQGASESLNKGLQVAFRSGAVMGLIVVGFGLLDISIWFLILDKIVYTAGNMAAGLRFLGLQLVPVGMNPEHKLVEITTTMITFGMGASTQALFARVGGGIYTKAADVGADLVGKVEAGIPEDDPRNPATIADNVGDNVGDVAGMGADLYESYCGSILATMALGAAMAMKTQADVLKSVLAPMVVAGMGIVLSIIGIFMVRCKEEATQKNLLRSLLIGTLGSSALILVALLFLVKLEWISWGIFGSVVSGLVAGVVIGQFTEYYTSDEYKPTKGIASQAVMGPATTIIDGFATGMYSSGLPVVTIVIGILCAFAFAGGFTTPTMGLYGIGFAAVGMLSTLGITLATDAYGPIADNAGGNAEMSGLGKEVRKRTDALDSLGNTTAATGKGFAIGSAALTAMALLASLIEEIRIWIGRLADAAPDKIYYVGKYLFSSNGQIEGTISTKTATIADFVQAYELNIMNPKLLCGLFIGAMMSFVFCAMTIKAVGRAAGAMVNEVRRQFKEIVGIMEGTGKPDYARCVSISTAGAQREMILPSLLAIIVPVATGLFLGVAGVMGLLTGGLTCGFVLAITLNNAGGAWDNAKKYIEKGALGGKGSPAHKAAVVGDTVGDPFKDTAGPSMNILIKLMCMVSVVFAGVIVKFAPAIAEFLHLGK, translated from the coding sequence ATACCGGCTTTATGGTGGATCGCACCGATTTCATCTGCGCTGGCACTTGTGTTTGCATTTGTTTTCTACAAAATGATGATGAGCGCAAATCCAGGCACTCCGAAAATGATTGAAATTGCACAATATGTAAAAGAAGGCGCTTACGCTTATCTTTTCAGACAATACAGAGTTGTCGCGATGGTCTTCGTAGTTTTGCTTATCATTTTTGCGATACTTGCCAGGATGGGAGTTCAAAACCCGTTTGTGCCTGTCGCGTTTTTGACCGGCGGTTTGTTCAGTGGTATCTGCGGCTTTTTGGGAATGAAAACCGCGACCAACGCTTCCAATAGAACTGCTCAGGGCGCAAGTGAAAGCCTTAACAAAGGTCTGCAGGTCGCCTTCAGAAGCGGCGCTGTTATGGGCCTGATTGTCGTGGGATTCGGCCTTTTGGATATTTCGATTTGGTTCCTTATCCTCGATAAAATTGTTTATACCGCAGGTAATATGGCAGCAGGCCTGCGTTTCCTCGGACTTCAGCTTGTGCCGGTTGGAATGAACCCGGAACATAAACTCGTTGAAATAACAACGACTATGATTACTTTCGGTATGGGTGCTTCGACCCAGGCTCTGTTCGCAAGAGTCGGCGGCGGTATCTATACAAAAGCCGCTGATGTCGGAGCGGACCTTGTCGGTAAAGTCGAAGCCGGTATTCCGGAAGACGACCCGAGAAACCCGGCAACAATCGCTGACAACGTCGGCGATAACGTAGGCGACGTCGCAGGTATGGGCGCCGACCTTTACGAAAGTTATTGCGGCTCGATTCTCGCAACGATGGCCCTTGGCGCTGCTATGGCAATGAAAACTCAGGCCGACGTTCTCAAATCGGTTCTCGCTCCAATGGTTGTCGCCGGAATGGGTATTGTCCTTTCGATAATCGGCATTTTTATGGTTCGATGCAAAGAAGAGGCGACTCAGAAAAATCTGCTTCGCTCGCTGCTCATCGGAACGCTCGGAAGTTCGGCACTGATTTTAGTGGCATTACTTTTCCTTGTAAAATTAGAGTGGATAAGCTGGGGCATTTTCGGCTCAGTCGTATCTGGCCTCGTAGCAGGCGTTGTAATCGGTCAATTTACTGAATATTATACTTCAGACGAATATAAACCTACGAAAGGCATTGCCAGCCAGGCGGTAATGGGTCCTGCCACAACCATCATCGATGGTTTCGCAACAGGAATGTACTCATCAGGCCTGCCTGTGGTAACTATCGTAATCGGTATCCTTTGTGCGTTCGCTTTCGCAGGCGGCTTCACAACTCCAACAATGGGATTGTATGGTATCGGTTTCGCAGCAGTCGGTATGCTCTCAACATTAGGCATTACACTGGCGACAGACGCTTACGGCCCAATCGCTGACAACGCAGGCGGAAACGCTGAAATGAGCGGTCTCGGCAAAGAAGTAAGAAAAAGAACGGATGCTCTTGATTCTCTCGGAAATACAACCGCGGCAACAGGTAAAGGTTTCGCAATCGGTTCAGCCGCTTTGACAGCTATGGCACTTCTCGCATCGCTGATTGAGGAAATAAGAATATGGATAGGCAGACTCGCTGACGCCGCACCTGATAAAATTTATTACGTCGGCAAATACCTGTTCAGCTCGAACGGGCAAATCGAAGGCACTATTTCAACAAAGACCGCTACTATCGCAGATTTCGTACAGGCTTATGAACTGAATATTATGAATCCGAAACTTCTTTGCGGCCTGTTCATCGGCGCTATGATGTCGTTCGTATTTTGTGCTATGACCATTAAGGCTGTCGGAAGAGCGGCAGGTGCAATGGTTAATGAAGTTCGCAGACAGTTTAAGGAAATCGTTGGCATTATGGAAGGTACGGGAAAACCTGATTACGCAAGATGCGTATCTATATCTACCGCCGGTGCCCAGAGAGAAATGATTCTGCCGTCGCTATTGGCGATTATCGTACCGGTTGCCACGGGTCTGTTTCTCGGAGTGGCAGGCGTAATGGGACTGCTCACAGGCGGACTTACCTGCGGATTCGTTCTGGCAATCACGCTGAACAACGCAGGAGGCGCATGGGACAACGCCAAGAAGTATATCGAAAAAGGCGCTCTCGGCGGAAAGGGCTCACCTGCTCATAAAGCCGCAGTTGTAGGCGATACAGTCGGCGACCCGTTCAAAGATACAGCCGGGCCGAGTATGAACATCCTTATAAAACTGATGTGTATGGTCAGCGTCGTATTCGCAGGCGTTATAGTCAAATTTGCTCCTGCTATCGCTGAATTTCTGCATTTGGGCAAATAG